A region of Chloracidobacterium sp. DNA encodes the following proteins:
- a CDS encoding right-handed parallel beta-helix repeat-containing protein — protein MRYVNAKLIRFILVIVITASAICAVIFTPTNAHASSSFTEHFGELWAAVARTTQGAKSDSTGVAEPVSVRLRTETLGACSTAPANLVSWYQGENNAIDFINTNNGAIQGNVNYTTGNIGQTFTLGGTGNTSGVGDRVLVGNPANLQLQDFTIEGWIKRSSNTIVTNSPVAGFEGGVFFSYGAGGYGFVIEQSTSRIGLTKIGTSAVYSTATISDTNFHHVAVTKSGNQVTFFVDGVAGAPITYNITFTFGTNAAIGARGDNDARNAFFGSIDELSIYNRSLAASEIQAIVAAGSAGKCFTVNTFTVTNTNDSGAGSLRQAVLDANAATGVDAINFDTGVFSTPQTITLTSGELLINANVTITGPGANLLTVSGNNASRIFTIPETPVVSISGMTLTSGNGTGSLSTTAGGAILNQGELILNNMVITGNTATGFGGGIQTDAADRLTVANSTLSNNTSTNQGGGIQANDPQLLNITNSTFSNNTTAREGGGLFASAASGGTVTISGSTFSNNTITATNSTGGGGIAFFTATASITNSIISGNSITAGPGAGGGIRKAGTGTITISSTTIDNNSTTDGAGGIVNDATGGGGTINITNSTVSNNRANTDASANGDGGGIYGGSGTSMTISNSTISGNSVLGFAGAAGNGGGIFMDGALTLTNSTISGNSATRDCGGILDRAPGAVAVSYTTIVNNAAGNNGGGFCTLDAGSIRGVIIANNTAVAIGPDGGGSFNSLDHNLIENTTNFTFTGTTTNNITGQDPNVGPLQNNGGVTFTHALLPGSPAIDKGASGALTEDQRLQTRFVDNPNITNASGGNGADIGAFEVQPAVQFSSATYSVAENSGTATITVNRVDGSEGVDSVAYTLTNGTATGGASCGGGVDYINTPGVVTLNAGETSKTFDVTLCNDSLFKGSETVNLALSAPIGATLGTPTAAVLTILNDDTPTPTNTATSTNTATATATATGTPTTFVVTNTDDSGTGSLRQAVLNANAGVGPDFITFDPDVFSTPQIITLTSGNIVFTNSVNSNVTITGPGANLLTVSGGGTSKIFSNLETAVVSISGMTLTGGNGVGISPGNTFGGAVYNQGVMTLTDMVITGNTAASDGGGVYNSTSDSMTIIGCVITNNTAASQSGGAHNHTSATMTITDSTISNNVANAPAGTGVGGGAIYSEDGSTLSLTNSTISGNQALSSGGGIVADSITLTVTNSTISGNSSAGRVGGGIAFDIDSTATITGSTISGNTAATTGGGLNIEADTNNLITITNSTISGNSAPNGGGIFRGAGASLAVTLSHTTVANNTATTTGGGISGTMNLGNTLVGNNTATTGPDYAGTLNSNDYNLIENTAGATVTGTTTNNITGQDPNLGTLADNGGVRFTHALNTGSPAIDKGASGALTADQRGQTRFVDNPNITNATGGNGSDIGAFEVQPSVQFSSPTYANNENSGSATITVDRVGGSEGVDTVNYATSNGTATGGASCGGSVDYVNASGTLNFNAGVTSQTFNVTLCPDSLFKSSETINLTLSLPVGATLGTPTAAVLTILNDDTPTPTNTSTFTPTSTSTNTATATSTNTPSATSTATFTPTNTATATATSTNTATPTPTAPVAISGTVTYGNAIPAATRFVSNVLMSGVGSPNVSTTTSFPGGTYSLTGFGAGSYTVTPTKTGAINGAISSFDAARISQHAVGPPNPQLTGNQLLVADTSNNGTISSFDAAQVAGYSVNSPPFGQAGQWKFLPVSRTYASVASSIAGEDYSALLMGEVTGNWTNTNARTANGPEREIAVTVPNLATPADDEVIVPVTVHGAMNKGIISYEFDLRYDPTVIQPQAEPVGVAGTVSGRLSFAVNAKEPGLLRVAVYGPVPIAENGVLLNLRFTAVGAPGSVSPLTWERLVFNEGDPGVTAADGQVELSAASPNSAEITGRLLDAMGQGIPNARVILTDSTGQRRSTISNGFGVYRFGGLQVGQTYTVSIESRHYAFDPLTVSITGQMLSLDLIAEK, from the coding sequence TCGTTATAACGGCTTCAGCAATTTGTGCCGTCATATTTACACCTACGAACGCCCATGCGAGCTCAAGTTTTACAGAGCATTTCGGTGAGCTGTGGGCAGCGGTGGCCCGAACAACGCAGGGTGCAAAATCAGATTCAACCGGCGTGGCCGAACCCGTAAGCGTAAGGCTGCGTACGGAAACGCTCGGTGCTTGTTCGACGGCACCTGCCAATTTGGTTTCGTGGTATCAGGGCGAAAACAACGCTATTGACTTTATAAATACAAACAACGGCGCGATCCAGGGCAACGTCAACTATACGACGGGCAATATCGGACAAACATTTACTCTCGGCGGAACCGGAAATACATCCGGTGTCGGCGACCGGGTTTTAGTCGGCAATCCGGCTAATTTACAATTACAGGATTTTACTATCGAGGGGTGGATAAAACGTTCCAGCAACACGATCGTTACTAATTCGCCTGTCGCCGGATTTGAGGGCGGAGTATTTTTTAGTTACGGGGCAGGCGGCTACGGGTTTGTTATTGAACAGTCGACCAGTCGGATCGGCCTAACGAAAATTGGAACTTCTGCGGTTTACTCGACTGCCACAATCAGCGACACCAATTTTCATCATGTTGCTGTGACCAAATCAGGCAATCAAGTTACATTTTTTGTTGACGGTGTGGCGGGAGCTCCGATCACTTACAATATAACCTTCACCTTTGGGACCAATGCGGCAATCGGAGCACGCGGCGACAACGATGCTCGAAACGCCTTCTTTGGCAGTATAGATGAACTTTCGATTTACAATCGATCACTTGCAGCATCGGAAATCCAAGCTATCGTCGCCGCCGGTTCCGCCGGAAAATGCTTCACGGTGAATACATTTACGGTAACAAATACAAACGACAGCGGTGCGGGCAGTTTGCGGCAGGCGGTTTTGGATGCAAACGCGGCGACGGGTGTTGATGCGATCAATTTCGACACAGGTGTTTTCAGCACACCGCAGACCATCACGCTGACCAGCGGCGAATTGCTGATCAATGCCAACGTCACGATTACCGGACCGGGCGCGAATCTGCTGACCGTCAGCGGAAATAACGCGAGCAGGATATTTACGATTCCCGAAACTCCGGTCGTCAGTATCAGTGGAATGACTTTGACCAGTGGCAATGGTACCGGCTCTCTATCAACCACCGCGGGCGGCGCGATCTTAAATCAAGGCGAATTGATCTTGAACAATATGGTTATTACCGGCAACACGGCAACCGGCTTCGGCGGAGGCATCCAAACCGATGCTGCTGACCGTTTGACAGTCGCTAATTCGACACTTTCAAATAATACTAGCACAAACCAAGGCGGAGGTATTCAAGCCAACGATCCGCAATTATTAAACATCACCAATTCGACATTTTCCAATAATACAACGGCTCGTGAAGGCGGCGGCTTGTTTGCATCCGCAGCCAGTGGCGGAACTGTTACCATCTCCGGCTCGACCTTCTCGAATAATACGATAACCGCCACAAATTCCACCGGCGGCGGCGGGATTGCTTTCTTTACGGCAACAGCAAGTATTACTAATTCGATCATAAGCGGCAACTCAATAACGGCAGGTCCCGGCGCCGGTGGCGGAATCCGCAAAGCCGGCACCGGAACCATCACAATTTCCTCAACCACCATTGACAATAATTCGACAACCGACGGTGCCGGCGGCATTGTGAATGATGCGACCGGCGGCGGCGGAACAATCAACATAACGAACAGCACCGTCTCAAACAATAGGGCCAACACCGATGCCAGCGCTAATGGCGACGGCGGCGGAATCTACGGAGGCAGCGGCACTTCGATGACGATCTCTAATTCCACCATCAGCGGCAACAGCGTCCTCGGTTTTGCCGGTGCTGCGGGCAACGGCGGCGGCATCTTTATGGACGGCGCGTTGACCTTGACCAACAGCACGATCAGCGGCAACTCAGCCACCAGAGATTGCGGCGGCATTCTTGATAGAGCCCCCGGTGCTGTCGCCGTCAGCTATACAACGATCGTTAATAATGCGGCTGGAAACAACGGCGGCGGTTTCTGCACCTTGGATGCAGGCAGCATTCGTGGCGTCATCATTGCCAATAATACTGCCGTCGCGATTGGGCCGGATGGCGGCGGAAGCTTCAATTCGCTGGATCATAACCTGATCGAGAATACGACTAATTTTACTTTTACCGGAACAACGACAAACAACATCACCGGTCAAGATCCGAACGTCGGGCCATTGCAGAATAACGGCGGTGTGACATTTACACACGCATTGCTGCCGGGCAGCCCGGCTATCGATAAGGGAGCGAGTGGTGCATTGACAGAAGATCAGCGACTGCAGACAAGGTTTGTTGATAATCCGAATATTACAAACGCCTCCGGCGGTAACGGTGCCGACATCGGAGCATTTGAGGTTCAACCGGCGGTGCAGTTTAGCTCAGCCACTTATTCTGTTGCTGAAAACAGTGGGACGGCAACGATCACGGTCAATCGCGTTGACGGCAGCGAAGGCGTGGATTCGGTCGCCTATACCTTGACTAACGGAACTGCGACCGGCGGAGCAAGCTGCGGCGGCGGGGTGGATTACATCAATACACCGGGAGTGGTGACACTCAATGCAGGCGAGACAAGTAAGACGTTTGACGTCACGCTTTGCAACGACAGCTTGTTCAAAGGGAGCGAGACGGTAAATCTTGCATTGTCAGCACCGATCGGAGCAACGCTCGGAACTCCGACAGCGGCTGTTCTGACCATACTAAACGATGACACGCCGACTCCGACAAACACGGCCACATCGACTAATACAGCAACCGCGACGGCAACTGCAACCGGCACACCTACAACATTTGTAGTCACGAACACCGATGACAGCGGCACAGGCAGTCTGCGGCAAGCGGTGTTGAACGCAAACGCGGGGGTAGGACCGGACTTTATCACTTTTGACCCGGATGTTTTCAGCACTCCGCAAATCATCACGCTGACGTCGGGCAATATCGTTTTTACCAACAGCGTCAATTCGAATGTCACGATCACTGGCCCAGGAGCGAATCTACTAACTGTTAGCGGCGGCGGAACGAGCAAGATCTTTTCGAACCTCGAAACGGCAGTAGTTTCAATAAGCGGCATGACGCTGACAGGAGGCAACGGCGTCGGCATCAGTCCCGGAAACACCTTTGGCGGAGCGGTCTATAATCAAGGCGTTATGACGCTGACAGATATGGTCATCACAGGTAACACGGCGGCGTCAGATGGCGGCGGAGTTTACAATAGCACAAGCGACAGTATGACGATTATTGGCTGCGTTATAACTAATAATACCGCGGCTAGCCAGTCAGGCGGCGCTCACAATCATACGAGTGCGACCATGACGATAACCGATTCAACCATCAGTAATAATGTAGCTAACGCTCCTGCTGGAACGGGAGTTGGCGGAGGTGCTATCTATTCCGAAGACGGATCTACACTATCGCTTACCAACTCTACGATAAGCGGCAATCAGGCACTATCATCCGGCGGCGGTATTGTGGCTGATTCGATAACTCTGACGGTGACCAACTCAACGATTAGCGGAAATTCGTCCGCTGGAAGGGTCGGCGGTGGAATAGCGTTCGACATTGATAGTACTGCGACCATTACAGGCTCGACAATAAGCGGAAATACAGCAGCCACAACAGGCGGCGGCCTAAATATTGAGGCTGACACAAATAACCTGATTACGATCACAAATTCGACGATTAGCGGCAATTCCGCACCTAACGGCGGTGGTATTTTCCGCGGAGCAGGAGCATCCTTGGCCGTTACGCTCAGTCACACGACGGTTGCTAACAACACCGCAACCACCACTGGCGGCGGCATCAGCGGCACGATGAATCTCGGCAATACGCTTGTCGGTAACAACACCGCCACAACGGGTCCCGACTATGCCGGAACTCTTAATTCAAATGACTACAATTTGATAGAAAACACCGCTGGAGCGACTGTTACCGGAACGACAACAAACAACATAACCGGACAAGATCCAAATCTTGGGACGCTCGCCGATAATGGCGGTGTGAGATTTACTCATGCTCTTAACACCGGTAGTCCTGCGATCGACAAAGGAGCGAGCGGTGCACTAACAGCCGACCAGCGCGGGCAGACACGGTTCGTTGATAATCCAAATATCACAAACGCTACCGGCGGAAACGGCTCGGATATAGGAGCATTCGAGGTTCAGCCTTCCGTGCAATTTAGCTCGCCAACTTACGCTAACAATGAGAACAGCGGATCTGCGACGATCACGGTTGATCGCGTTGGCGGCAGCGAGGGCGTCGATACGGTCAATTACGCCACGAGCAACGGCACTGCTACTGGCGGCGCCAGCTGTGGCGGCAGTGTTGATTACGTTAATGCATCTGGAACATTGAACTTTAACGCAGGCGTTACCAGCCAGACATTTAATGTCACACTTTGTCCTGATTCTTTGTTTAAGAGCAGCGAAACTATAAATCTCACATTGTCGTTGCCAGTCGGAGCAACTCTTGGCACCCCAACAGCGGCTGTGTTGACAATTCTTAACGACGACACGCCGACGCCGACAAACACTTCAACCTTTACACCGACATCAACATCCACAAATACAGCAACCGCTACATCGACGAACACACCGTCTGCTACAAGCACAGCAACCTTTACACCGACAAACACGGCAACAGCCACAGCGACGTCGACAAACACCGCAACGCCGACGCCGACTGCTCCGGTAGCGATCAGCGGAACTGTAACATACGGCAATGCAATTCCGGCAGCGACGCGGTTTGTGTCGAATGTGCTGATGAGCGGAGTCGGGTCGCCGAATGTATCGACAACGACTAGTTTTCCGGGAGGGACATATTCGCTCACAGGCTTTGGAGCGGGTTCATACACCGTCACGCCTACAAAGACGGGAGCGATAAATGGAGCGATCTCATCATTCGATGCGGCAAGAATATCGCAGCATGCAGTAGGGCCGCCTAATCCGCAGTTGACCGGCAATCAGCTGCTTGTGGCGGACACAAGCAATAACGGCACGATCTCTTCGTTCGATGCCGCACAGGTTGCCGGTTACTCGGTTAACAGCCCGCCGTTCGGCCAGGCCGGACAATGGAAATTCCTGCCTGTAAGCAGAACGTACGCCTCAGTGGCCAGCAGCATTGCCGGCGAGGATTACAGTGCACTGCTCATGGGCGAGGTTACAGGTAACTGGACGAACACAAATGCAAGGACTGCAAACGGCCCTGAGCGTGAGATCGCAGTTACCGTACCAAATCTTGCGACACCGGCGGATGACGAGGTGATAGTTCCCGTAACTGTACATGGAGCAATGAACAAAGGGATCATCTCGTATGAATTCGACCTAAGGTATGATCCGACTGTCATACAACCTCAGGCCGAACCGGTCGGTGTCGCAGGAACTGTAAGCGGAAGGCTGTCTTTTGCGGTGAACGCCAAAGAACCGGGCCTTCTCAGAGTCGCGGTTTACGGCCCAGTACCAATTGCTGAGAACGGAGTTCTGCTGAATCTCAGATTCACGGCGGTTGGAGCACCGGGTTCGGTATCACCGCTCACGTGGGAGAGGCTTGTATTTAACGAAGGCGATCCAGGCGTAACAGCTGCCGACGGACAGGTAGAATTGTCGGCAGCATCACCAAACAGTGCTGAGATAACGGGCCGTCTGCTAGATGCGATGGGACAGGGCATTCCGAATGCCCGCGTTATCTTGACAGACTCGACTGGTCAGCGTCGCTCTACGATCTCCAACGGTTTTGGAGTTTACAGGTTTGGCGGCTTGCAGGTCGGCCAAACCTATACAGTCAGCATTGAGTCAAGACATTACGCCTTTGATCCGCTGACCGTCAGCATCACCGGTCAAATGCTAAGCCTCGATTTGATCGCAGAGAAGTAG
- a CDS encoding serine/threonine protein kinase — protein MSTGSIQAEEWEKVNALLMKVLALDPQERHAFLKKQPVSFEIRNEVESLLAFEGNAEEILQTSALEYSKDFFDDEPEEPFKMAGQEIGAYRIVSELGLGGMGAVYLAERRDGKFDQKVAVKLLKREFNAGKIRESFRREIEIQSKLVHPNVAAMLDTGTTDDGIPYIVMEYVDGLPIDKYCSENDLGLKERLKIFNKACDAVAFAHQNLIVHRDLKPSNILVTSEGNPKLLDFGISKLLGTVEDAQVATLFVAMTPEYASPEQLDGRRITTTTDIYSLGVVLFKLLTGTFPYDFKQKYGIENLREVTAEDPVPPSKARNPNQPRSIDRLRLKGDIDNIVLKAISKEPRQRYSTVEQFSADIWRFIDGEPVSARPATLSYRLSKFFKRNRLAVTAGSLILASIIAGTAVSLWQANTARAQAAIAVEAQRTAENEAENARSEQAKSEKISKFMAQVISYANPAWYAAGSKFGGKARVIDVLDDMGEKIDTEFEGQADIQAELHHKFAEVYTFIPKREGDAEWDRTFSQKRKFHSLRALELRKQFYGNRHELVAKDIFYSYYLLGNDDQERARVLADAVQMMRETNPNNLNFPYMLEAYTAYLVLPGRYEKYHEPYRNAVIPPTDENSYQIAERYLRESLPVFRLHYKEDNSAIFAAECKLAYTLAVQEKWADFEEHYEVCKQGSSVQEGVSPFLAMVDKKLAELDRQR, from the coding sequence ATGTCAACTGGCTCGATTCAAGCTGAAGAATGGGAAAAGGTCAACGCCCTCCTGATGAAGGTGCTTGCTCTCGATCCGCAAGAGCGCCATGCATTTCTGAAAAAGCAGCCTGTTAGCTTCGAGATCAGAAATGAGGTCGAATCTCTGTTGGCTTTTGAGGGTAATGCCGAAGAGATCCTCCAAACATCAGCTCTAGAGTATTCAAAAGATTTTTTTGACGATGAGCCTGAGGAGCCTTTCAAAATGGCTGGGCAGGAGATCGGAGCTTACCGCATAGTTTCGGAACTGGGACTCGGCGGCATGGGTGCTGTTTATCTTGCTGAGCGTCGCGACGGCAAATTTGACCAGAAAGTCGCGGTAAAGCTGCTGAAACGCGAATTCAACGCGGGAAAGATACGTGAGTCCTTTCGCCGTGAGATCGAGATACAGTCAAAACTCGTTCACCCAAATGTCGCGGCGATGCTCGATACCGGTACGACAGACGACGGCATTCCGTACATCGTTATGGAATATGTCGATGGGTTGCCGATAGATAAATACTGTTCTGAAAATGATCTCGGGCTTAAGGAACGTCTAAAGATCTTTAATAAGGCATGCGACGCCGTCGCCTTTGCCCATCAAAATCTCATCGTCCATCGCGATCTCAAACCGTCAAATATCCTTGTCACGTCAGAGGGAAATCCAAAGCTTCTCGATTTCGGCATTTCGAAGCTGCTGGGAACTGTCGAAGATGCGCAGGTAGCGACATTATTCGTCGCTATGACGCCGGAATACGCTAGCCCGGAACAGCTCGACGGCCGCCGCATCACTACTACAACTGATATCTATAGTCTCGGTGTAGTGCTGTTCAAGCTGTTGACCGGAACATTTCCTTACGACTTTAAGCAGAAATACGGTATCGAAAATTTGCGTGAGGTAACCGCTGAAGATCCGGTGCCGCCGAGCAAGGCGCGGAACCCAAATCAGCCTAGATCGATAGATCGGTTACGACTAAAGGGCGACATCGACAACATTGTCCTGAAAGCCATAAGCAAAGAGCCGCGGCAACGCTATTCAACCGTGGAGCAGTTTTCAGCAGACATCTGGCGGTTTATCGACGGCGAACCTGTTTCCGCGAGGCCGGCGACCCTTTCATATCGACTGAGCAAATTTTTCAAGCGGAATAGACTGGCTGTTACAGCCGGAAGCCTTATTTTGGCAAGTATCATCGCCGGAACTGCAGTGTCGCTCTGGCAGGCAAACACCGCACGTGCGCAGGCGGCTATCGCTGTTGAGGCCCAGCGGACTGCGGAGAATGAAGCTGAGAATGCCAGATCTGAACAAGCAAAATCAGAAAAGATCAGCAAGTTCATGGCACAGGTCATCTCGTATGCAAATCCGGCATGGTACGCCGCAGGTTCAAAGTTTGGCGGTAAAGCGAGGGTGATCGATGTCCTTGATGATATGGGCGAAAAGATCGATACGGAGTTTGAGGGCCAAGCCGACATTCAGGCAGAACTTCATCATAAATTTGCAGAGGTTTATACTTTTATCCCAAAACGTGAGGGCGACGCTGAGTGGGATCGAACTTTTAGCCAAAAACGAAAATTCCACTCGCTACGCGCACTGGAACTGAGAAAACAATTCTACGGTAATCGGCACGAGCTCGTCGCCAAAGACATTTTCTACTCTTATTACCTGTTGGGAAATGACGATCAGGAGCGGGCACGCGTTTTAGCGGACGCGGTCCAGATGATGCGCGAAACCAATCCAAACAACCTCAATTTTCCATACATGCTCGAGGCTTATACCGCATATTTGGTTCTGCCTGGAAGATACGAAAAATATCACGAACCTTATCGAAATGCCGTTATTCCGCCAACGGACGAAAACAGCTATCAGATCGCCGAAAGATATTTGCGTGAATCTCTGCCCGTTTTTCGCCTCCATTACAAAGAAGATAACTCAGCGATTTTCGCCGCGGAGTGTAAACTCGCCTACACTTTGGCCGTGCAGGAAAAATGGGCGGATTTTGAAGAGCACTATGAGGTTTGTAAACAAGGATCTTCCGTGCAGGAGGGAGTATCGCCATTTTTGGCTATGGTTGATAAGAAGCTTGCTGAGTTGGACCGGCAAAGGTAA
- a CDS encoding sigma-70 family RNA polymerase sigma factor, whose protein sequence is MSNAEPVEITHILQEWNSGDEFARERLLKFVYDELKRRARYLMSRERAEHTMQPTELVHETYLKLNECDRVAWKDRSHFYAFASHLMRQILVDHARKHAAAKRGSTPIRLSTDDIDIPLEERASSILVIDEVMDRLALLDERKANIVEMRFFGGMTNEEIAVALETSGRTVSREWQAARIWLAREFSRK, encoded by the coding sequence ATGAGCAATGCCGAACCTGTAGAGATCACTCATATATTGCAGGAATGGAATAGCGGTGATGAGTTCGCGCGAGAACGGCTATTAAAATTTGTGTATGACGAATTGAAACGTCGTGCCCGGTATCTGATGTCGCGCGAACGGGCGGAACATACGATGCAGCCGACCGAGCTTGTTCACGAAACTTATTTGAAATTGAACGAGTGCGACAGGGTCGCGTGGAAAGACCGTTCACATTTTTATGCGTTCGCATCGCATTTGATGAGGCAGATATTGGTCGATCATGCCCGTAAACATGCTGCGGCAAAACGAGGCAGCACTCCGATCCGGCTATCGACTGATGATATTGATATTCCTCTTGAAGAACGTGCCAGTTCAATACTTGTGATCGATGAAGTTATGGACCGACTTGCTCTACTTGACGAACGAAAGGCTAACATCGTCGAGATGCGCTTCTTTGGCGGTATGACCAACGAGGAGATCGCTGTTGCACTCGAAACAAGTGGACGCACTGTAAGCCGTGAATGGCAAGCTGCAAGAATATGGCTCGCCCGCGAGTTTAGCCGCAAGTGA